AGGGCGTGAGCTACGACGGCGACGACGCCCGGACCGTCGCCGTCGTCGGCGTCCCGTACCCGCACCTCGACGACCGGATGGACGCCGTCCAGGACGCCTACGAGGCGGCGTTCGGCGACGGCGACGGGGACGCCGGGTGGCGCTACGCCGTCGAGATTCCCACGGTCCGGAAGACGCGTCAGGCACTGGGCCGCGTGGTCCGCTCGCCCGAGGACTTCGGCGCGCGCATCCTGCTGGACAAGCGCTACACCCAGGCCGCCGAGATGGAGATGCACGACTACGCGGTCCGGGGCACGTTCCCACCCGAGGAGCGAAAGGAGATGGTCGACATCGACCCCGAGAAACTGAAGTTCGCGATGCTGAACTTCTATCAGGACATGTCGGCCTACGACGGGCCGCCGCCGAAGCCGTAGCGGCCACCCTTTCCGACCGGGCGGGCGCGACTCGAAACCGGATACTTTGAAACCCCGGCCACGGTAGCACCCGGTAATGCTAGTCGCGTTCGACTTCGACGGGACGCTGTCGGACTCGGAGATGACCGTCCTGCTGGGCGAGCAGAACGGCACCGCCGAGGACATGGCGTCGATCACCGAGCGAGCGATGAACGACGAGATCGAGTACGCCGAGAGCCTCCGCCAGCGCTGCGCGCTCTTGGAGGACCTGCCGGAGGAGAAGGCCCAGGCGGCCTTCGACGCGGTCGAGCTGCGCCCCGGCGCGGCCGAAGTCATCGAGGCACTGCGCGAGGCGGGCGTCTACGTCGCTATCCTCACCGGCGGGTTCGAGCGCGGCGTCGAGGCCGCACTCGAAGCAGAGAGGGTCGAGGTCGACGCCATCGTGGCAAACCGACTCCCCGTCGCCGAGGGAGCGCTCACCGGCGAGGTCGAGGGCCCGCTCATCGAGGGGACGAAAGACGACGCGCTGGAGGTCGCGACGGCCGTCGCGGGCGAGGACCGCGGGGACACCGTCGCCGTCGGGGACGGCGCCAACGACCTGCCGATGCTCGAGGTCGCAGGGCTCGCCGTCGGGTTCAACCCG
This DNA window, taken from Haloarcula ordinaria, encodes the following:
- the serB gene encoding phosphoserine phosphatase SerB, whose protein sequence is MLVAFDFDGTLSDSEMTVLLGEQNGTAEDMASITERAMNDEIEYAESLRQRCALLEDLPEEKAQAAFDAVELRPGAAEVIEALREAGVYVAILTGGFERGVEAALEAERVEVDAIVANRLPVAEGALTGEVEGPLIEGTKDDALEVATAVAGEDRGDTVAVGDGANDLPMLEVAGLAVGFNPKPAVEPACDVTVSTMAELLDLLEAEGVL